TGCTCTGCACGCTGGTGGCCGCACCCACCCGCGCCGACGACGGCCCGCCCGTGGCGGAGGCGACCGACTACTCCCTGACCGTGCACCCCGACCGCACGGGCCCCGCGATCGGCAAGTCGATGTACGGCGTCTTCTACGAGGACATCAACCATGCGGCGGACGGCGGACTGTACGCCGAACTCGTCCAGAACCGCTCCTTCGAGTACGACCGCGCCGACAACGCCGCGTACTCACCCATGACCGCCTGGAGCGAAGCCGCCGTGGCCGGCGCCACGGGGCGCGCCACGACGGTGGACGACGACCAGCGGCTGGGTGAACGCAACCGGCGCCATCTGCGCCTCGACCTCGACGGGACCGGAGGGCGGGGCCGGCTTCGGAGTCACCAACTCCGGCTGGAACCAGGGCCTGGCCCTGCGCAGGGGTGAGCGCTACGACTTCTCCGTCTGGGCCCGCACCGACCGTCCGGCGGGAACCGCGCTGACGGTCGCGGCGACCACGGCGGACGGCACCGCGCTCGCCACGCCCCTGCGCGTCGACGCACGCGGTGACCGCTGGGCGAAGTACACCGGCACCCTCACCGCCCGCGGCTCGGCGGCCGACGGCCGGCTCACCGTCACGGCGGCGGGCGGCGGAACCGTACGGCTCGACATGATCTCGCTCTTCCCCCGCGACACCTACAAGGGCCGGCCGAACGGTCTGCGCAAGGACCTCGCGGAGAAGACCGCCGCGCTGCACCCGGGCTTCCTGCGCTTCCCCGGCGGCTGCCTCGTCAACACCGGGAGCCATGAGGCGTACGAGGCGCCGAACTGGGAGCGCAAGCGTTCCTACCAGTGGAAGGACACCATCGGCCCGGTCGAGCAGCGACCCGTCAACGCCAACTTCTGGGGCTACAACCAGACCTACGGCCTGGGGTACTACGAGTACTTCCAGTTCGCCGAGGACATCGGGGCGATGGCCCTCCCGGTCGTACCCGCCCTGGTCACCGGCTGCGGACAGAACAGGGCGACCGACGACCCCGCCCTGCTGCGACGCCACATCCAGGACACCCTCGACCTGATCGAGTTCGCGAACGGCCCGGCCGGCTCCACCTGGGGTGCCAAGCGCGCCGCGATGGGTCACCCCGCGCCCTTCGGCCTCACCCACCTCGAGGTCGGCAACGAGGAGAACCTCCCCGACGAGTTCTTCGCCCGCTTCACCGAGTTCCGCGAGGCGATAGAGGCCAGGTACCCCGGCATCACCGTGATCAGCAACTCAGGCCCCGACGACAGCGGCACCACCTTCGACCGCGCCTGGCAGCTCAACCGCGACGCGGACGTCGCGATGGTCGACGAGCACTACTACAACAGCCCGCAGTGGTTCCTGGAGAACAACGCGCGCTACGACACCTACGACCGCCGCGGCCCGAAGGTGTTCCTCGGCGAATACGCCTCCCTCGACAACCGCTTCTCCAACGCCCTCGCCGAAGCGGCCTACATGACCGGCCTGGAACGCAACGCCGACGTCGTCGAGCTCGCCTCCTACGCGCCGCTGTTCGCCGACACGAACGACGCGCAGTGGCGGCCGGACATGATCTGGTTCGACAACGAGAAGTCGTGGGGATCGGCGAACTACGAGGTCCAGAAGCTCTTCATGAACAACGTGGGGAACCGCGTCGTCCCGAGCACCGCCTCCTCGACGCCCGCCACCACCGCGCCGATCACCGGCGCGGTCGGACTGTCGACCTGGGCGACCGCGGCGGCCTACGACGATGTCCGCGTGACGGGGGAGGACGGCACCGAGCTGCTGAGCGACGACTTCTCCGCCGGCGACGAGCGGTGGACGAAGGCCGCGGGGCGCGGCGACTGGGCCGTCCAGGACGGGGCGTACGTCCAGTCCGACGAGAGCGCGGAGAACACCCTGGTCATGGCAGGGGACACCGGCTGGCAGAACTACGACCTGAAGGTCCGGGCCACCAAGAAGTCGGGGAAGGAGGGCTTCCTCGTCGCCTTCGGGGTCAAGGACACCGGGAACACCTACTGGTGGAACCTAGGCGGCTGGGGCAACACCCGCTCCGCCGTGGAGAAGTCGGTGGACGGCGCCAAGCAGACGATGGCCGAGGACACCACGACGATCGAGACGGGGCGCGCCTACGACGTCCACGTCCAGGTGCGCGGCCGGCAGGTCACCCTCTTCCTCGACGGCGAGCAGTGGGGAACCTTCACCGACGACAAGGCGGCCGAGCCCTTCCGGCAGGTGGTCACCCGGGACGACGCCACCGGCGACCTCGTCGTCAAGGTCGTGAACGCACAGGCGGCGGACGCCAGGACCCGGATCGACCTGGGGGCGAAGCCGTCCGCGCGTACCGCCCGGCTGACCACGCTCCAGGCCGCCCCGGAGGCCGTGAACACCGCCGAGGACCGTCAGGTGGCGCCACGTACCTCGACGCTGCGCGTCGACGGGCCGGTGCTCACCCACACGTTCCCGGCGCACTCCGTGACGTTCCTGCGCATCAGGCAGTAAGCCGGAGAAGAAAAGCGAAAACCCCCAGGGTGACCTGGGGGTTTTCCGCTGTGTCCGAGGGGGGACTTGAACCCCCACGCCCGATAAAGGGCACTAGCACCTCAAGCTAGCGCGTCTGCCATTCCGCCACCCGGACCGGGTGTCTGTCGTCCGGGTCCTGCCCGTTCCGACGTGGAAAACAATAGCAAACATTCGGGGGTGCTCGATCACACCCCCGGCCATGTGAATGGCGCGTGACGGGGCCCGGGCGGTCTTGGGCGCGCGGGGGCCGGCGCGCGAGTATGGGAGGGAGCACCACCGCGACAGTGGAAGGAAGCAGCGTGAGCGAGACCAACACGGCCCGGGCCGGCATCGGCGAGAGGGCCGAGAACGAGGTCGTGGACCTCTGTCGTGACCTGATCCGGATCGACACCAGCAACTACGGCGACCACTCGGGCCCCGGGGAGCGGGCCGCCGCCGAGTACATCGCCGAGAAGCTCGCCGAGGTCGGGCTGGAGCCGAAGATCATCGAGTCCCACAAGGGCCGCGCCTCCACCGTGGCCCGGATCGAGGGCGAGGACCCCTCCAAGCCGGCGCTGCTGATCCACGGGCACACCGACGTCGTCCCCGCCAACGCGGCGGACTGGACGCACGACCCGTTCTCCGGGGAGATCGCGGACGGGTGCGTGTGGGGGCGCGGTGCGGTCGACATGAAGGACATGGACGCGATGACCCTCGCGGTCGTGCGCGACCGCATGCGCAGCGGCCGCAAGCCCCCGCGCGACATCGTGCTGGCCTTCCTGGCCGACGAGGAGGCGGGAGGCACCTACGGGGCGCGCCACCTCGTCGACAACCACCGGGACCTCTTCGACGGTGTCACCGAGGCGATCGGTGAGGTGGGCGGCTTCTCGTTCACCGTCAACGAGAACCTGCGCCTCTACCTGGTGGAGACGGCGGAGAAGGGCATGCACTGGATGCGGCTCACCGTGGACGGCACCGCCGGGCACGGCTCGATGACCAACACCGACAACGCGATCACCGAGCTCTGCGAGGCCGTCGGCCGGCTGGGGCGCCACCAGTGGCCGGTCAGGGTGACCAAGACCGTGCGGTCCTTCCTCGACGAGCTGTCCGACGCGCTCGGCACCCCGCTCGACCCGGAGGACATGGAGGCCACGCTCGCCAAGCTCGGCGGCATCGCCAAGATGATCGGCGCGACCCTGCGCAACTCCGCCGCCCCCACCATGCTCGGCGCCGGCTACAAGGTGAACGTGATCCCCGGACAGGCCACCGCGCACGTCGACGGCCGCTTCCTGCCGGGCTTCGAGGACGAGTTCCTGGCCGACCTCGACCGGATCCTCGGCCCGCGGGTGAAGCGTGAGGACGTGCACGGGGACAAGGCCCTGGAGACCAGCTTCGACGGCTCGCTCGTGGACGCGATGCAGATCGCGCTGAAGGCCGAGGACCCGATCGCGCGCGCCGTGCCCTACATGCTCTCCGGCGGCACCGACGCGAAGTCCTTCGACGACCTCGGTATCCGCTGCTTCGGCTTCGCCCCGCTGAAGCTGCCGCCGGAGCTGGACTTCGCCGGGATGTTCCACGGCGTGGACGAGCGGGTCCCGGTGGACGGTCTGAAGTTCGGCGCCCGGGTGCTCGACCGGTTCATCGACCACTCCTGACCCTGCCCGACCCTCCTGACCTCGGCGAGCAGCCGAATTCGCCAGCCTGTACGAATCTCACTGGTAAGGGTGAAAGGGATCACCCGCACGTAGCCCGCTCCTCCTCTCCTCGTTTCACCTGATGCGGTCCGCGGCTGGGACCGCACTTGTCAACACAGGAGGAATCATGATCAAGAAGGTCGTCGCAATCGCGGCTGCTACCGGTGGCCTCGTGCTCGCGGGTGCGGGTATGGCTTCCGCCGACGCCGGTGCCCAGGGTGCCGCCATCGGCAGCCCCGGCGTGCTCTCGGGCAACGTCGTCCAGGTTCCGGTTCACGTTCCCGTGAACGTGTGCGGCAACACGGTCTCCGTGATCGGGCTGCTGAACCCCGCCTTCGGCAACACCTGCGTCAACGCGTGACGATGCGCGTCAACCCGTAAGGGTTTGAGTCCGGTCGGCCTCGGAGTGCGTTCCATGCACTCCGGGGCCGCTGGGCATTCGGCCCCGCCGCACGGTTGCGTCCGGGGTATTTCGTGAGTGCAGAAGGCAGGAAGACAACCTATGCGACAGGTCACACGTAAAGGCCTGATCACCATGGCAGCGGCGGGCGGAGTGCTCGCGCTCGGCGGCGGCTACGCGCACGCCGACGCGGGTGCGGCCGGTGCCGCGTCGGGTTCACCGGGGGTACTCTCCGGCAACTCGATCCAGGTCCCGGTCGATGTACCCGTCAACGTGTGCGGAAACTCCGTGGACGTCGGCGGTCTGCTCAACCCCGCGAGCGGGAACGACTGCGGAAACGGATCTTCGGACTCCGGACACGCGTACGCCCCGGACGACGGGGCGTCGTCCGGTCACGGCTCCGGGAGCCGGGCGTCCGGGCACGAGGACGCGCGCGACAGCGGGGCGGGGACGGGCAGGCACCGCGCCTCCGGCACCTCGGCCCAGGCGGAGACGACCGGTTCCCCCGGGATCCTCTCCGGCAACCAGGTGCAGGCGCCGGTGGAGATTCCGGTGAACCTGTGCGGCAACAGCATCACCATCGGCGGACTGCTCAACCCGGTCTTCGGCAACTCCTGCGAGAACGACACGGAGCCGGTCCCGCCTCCCGTCGTACCGCAGACGCCGCACACCCCTCAGAAGCCGGTCACGCCGGACGCGCCCCCGGCTCCGGAGACCCAGCTCGTGGCCGGTGAGCAGCTCGCGCAGACCGGCGGGGGAGGGCTCGACGTGCTGATCCCGGCGAGCGCGGGCATGCTGCTCGCCGGCGCGGGCACGGTGCTGTACCGGCGTTCGCGCAACGCGGCGTAGCGGTACCGCGACAACGCCCGACGGGCGGGCTCCGCGCACGCGGAGCCCGCTCCGTGCTACCAGGTGGCCCGGAGCTGGCGGATGATGCGGCGCCGCAGCCGCACCCGGCGGCTGCCGTCCAGGCGCAGCGTCAGCCGGTCCAACTCCCAGTGCCCGTACTCGGCATGGTCGGTCAGCAGGCGGGCCGCCTCCTTGCGGGACACCCCGCGCGGCACGTACACGTCGATGAATTCGTATTCCGGCATCGCATCTATTGTGCGGGCAGACCCCCGGTACGGATAGCGTCTGTCCTATGTCTGATGCTGCGCAGCCCACTGCTGCCGAGGTACGCGCCGCCGCCGATGCAGTCAAAACCGCGCTCGACCGCCACCTCCAGGCAGTCGAACGCCGTACCGGGGACGACGACCCCACCGTCTACGACGCGTTCAACGCCCTGGCCGCCGCTGCCGAGGTCTACGACGAACTGCTCTACGACCGCTACGACGAGGTCACCCCCTTCGAGATCCCGGCCGCGGAGGACTCCCTCCCGCCCTACGCCGGTCCCGAGGAGCCGCACGCCGTGAGCGTGCTGATCAGGCGTGACTACGCGGTGGCGGAGCCGGCACGGCTGCTCGCCCAGGCCCAGCGGCTCGCCGACCTGGACCCGGACGGGCAGGACGGCGAGGCGGCTGCCGCCGGCGCCGGTGTGCATGCCGCGCTGGGTGTGGTGTTCGGCGAGTACGAGGCGGACGAAATCGCCTCCCGGCACGTGGAGTTCGGTCTGGAGGAGGGGGACTCCACCCTCTGGGTCTCCGCCGCGGACGAGCTTCCCGAACCGGGGGAGTGGCTCGCGGCGCCGTTCGACGAGGCCGACCCCGCCCTGGTGGTCTGCCGCTTCGACGCCAGTTCGGTCTTCGACGAGGAGGACGAGCCGGACGGGGACCCCGACGGCGTCGTCCGCCGGCGCTCCTGATCCCACCGCCCGACGGCCCCGGCGCGCAGCGCACCGGGGCCGTCGGCGTGTCTTCGGCCGGGGCCCCTAGGAGGCGTCCGGGGTGGGCAGCGCCTCCAGGAGGGGCCCCAGCCTGGTCGTCCGCTGCTGGGCGGGCACCTCGGCCACCGCGCGCGGCAGAGCCTGATCCACGCCGTGCACCACGGACAGATGCCGCTCCCCACGGCTGAACGCCGTGTACACCCAGGGCCTGCTGAGCCCCTGCGCGGCGTCGCCCGGCAGGACGACGACAGCGGCGGGCCAGCGCATCCCGGCCGCCTGATGGGCACTGAGCGCCCAGCCGTGGCGCACGGCGGACTCCACCCGGTCCTGCGGTACGACGACGGACGTGCCCGCGCAGTCCAGGTGCAGGCCCTCCGCGTCGGCCGAGACGACCGATCCGGGGACCACCCTGCCCGGCGCGGGGACATGGACCACGCGGTCGCCGGGGTCGAAGCCGCCGAACCGGCCCGGCCCCGGATTGAGCCGCTGCTTCAGCGCCGCGTTGAGCGCCGTCGTGCCCGCGGAGCCACCGTGCCCGACCGTGATCACCTGCGTGTCCGAGGACGGTACGCCGATGACGCGCGGCACCGAATCGGCCACCAGCTGCACCGTGCGGTGGACGGCCTCACCCGCGTCCCGCACGGGCACGATCACCACCTCCCTGCCGGGCGCCTCGACCTGGGCCAGCTCGCCGATCCCGATGCCGGAGACCAGCTCGCCGATGGGCCCCGGGTCGGGCGTGCGGGAGACCACGTGAGGGCAGGCTCGCGACGCGATCACGTCGGCGAACACCCGCCCCGCACCGGCCGATCCGAGGACCCCCAGATCGCCGCTCAGGACCAGCCGCGTCCCGTCGGCCAACGACTCCACCAGCATCGCGGCCGTCTCCACGTCGAGCTGCGGGGCGTCCAGCACGACCAGTACGTCGAGGGCGAACGCGCCGTCCGCGTCCCGGCCGGGCCCGCCCTCGCCGGAGAGCAGGGCGGAGAGCGTGACAGCGGCCCCCGGCTCACCGGCCTCGGCGGCCAGCCTGCGCTGTCCGTCGGGGCTGTGGGTGGTCCCCAGCGCCCGCAGACCGAGACCGCGCGCCGCGGCGACGAGGGCGGCGGGTTCCGCCCGGGCGGTCTCCCCGCCGCTGTGGGCGACCAGTCCGGCGGCCGCCGCAGCCCGGATCAGCTCGCCCGCCGACGAGGACGGGGCGGCGGCGGCCGCCTCGGTCCAGTCGGCCCCCTTCTCGCAGGAGTTGACCAGCCGCGCCAGGCCGTCGGCCAGGCTCTCCTCGGCCAGGGCGTACCGGTCGAGACCGAGCAGGACCCGCACCGGCTCCTCGCCGCCCCGGGCCCCGTCCTCGGACGACGCCTCGCCCTCCTCGGTGTCCTGCACCGTCTCCTCCCCCTCCGTGGCGTCGACGCCGTCCTGGAAGACCAGCACGACCCCCTCGGCCACGGCGTGTTCGACGGCCCCCGCGGGATCGGCCACCGCGAACCCGGCCAGTGCCTTGCGCGCCTCCTCGGCGTCCAGCGCGGTGTGCCCCCGCAGAGCGGCCCGCTCCAGCAGCCAGCCCACCAGCGCAGCCGTGCGCCGTTCGTCGTCGGGGCCGCACTCCGCGCCCAGCAGAGCCCGCGCGAAGCCGTCCGCCTGCTCCGGACGCACACCGGGCAGGGACAGGAGCTGCCACGGGTCCTCCCGGAGGAGACCGGCGGCCCCTTCACCGAGCGTCGTCGCGGCCGGGCGGGCCAGCGTCTCGGGAGCCCCGCCCTCGGCGAGCACCGCCGCGACCGAGGCCGCGGTCCCGGCGGAGACGGCCCCCGGGGCAGGCCGCTCGGGGGCCCGGGGCGCGGGCGCGGTCGTGGCGGCGGGGGCCGCCCTGCGGGGTGCGGGAGCCGACGCGGGTGAGTCGAAGAAGGCGGTGCCCGGCTTCTCGCCGCTCTCCACCGCGCGTACAGCCGCCAGCAGATCGGCGGCCGGGCCGCTCAGCTTCGCACCGGCCGCGATGGGCCCTTCCTTCTCGGCCTTGCGCCGCTCGATCCGCTCACGCAGCTCACGCTGTGCGGCCAGTTCCGCCTCGGCCTCCGACACGGCGGGGGCGGCGGGCGCTGGGGGCGCATCCGACCCCTGCTCCTGGTCGCCGGCCTCCTCAGTGCCGTCGTCCGCGTGCTCCGCGTGCTCCGCGTCGTCCGTCCCCTCCGCGCTCCCCGCGCCGTCCTCGTGGGGCGCGCCGGGCGTGTCGGCGGCCCGGCCACCGGCGTCCTCGCCGGCCTCGTGGTCCTCGGCCGGGGGGTCCGGGGCTTCTCCCCGGGAATGCGCAGTCACAGCGTGCTCCAGTCCTGGTCCGGATAGCGGTGCACGGGCGCCGACACATCGTCGAGCGCCTGGCAGATCTCGTCAGGAAGACTAAGCGCCTCCACTGACAACGCCTCGCCCAGCTGCCGCGCGTTGCGCGCCCCGACGACCGGCGCGACCACCCCCGGCCGGTCCCGCACCCAGGCGAGCGCGACCTGGAGGGGCGTCGTGGCGAGGCCGTCCGCCGCCGTGGCGACCGCGTCCACGATCCTGCTCGCGGCCTCGTCCAGATACGGCTCCACGAACGGGGCCAGCTGCTCGGAGGCCCCACGTGAACCTGACGGCGTCCCGGTGCGGTACTTGCCGGTCAGCACACCGCGGCCCAGCGGGGACGACGGCAACAGCCCCACCCCGAGGTCCAGCGCCGCCGGAA
The DNA window shown above is from Streptomyces sp. Alt3 and carries:
- the chpH gene encoding chaplin ChpH: MIKKVVAIAAATGGLVLAGAGMASADAGAQGAAIGSPGVLSGNVVQVPVHVPVNVCGNTVSVIGLLNPAFGNTCVNA
- a CDS encoding chaplin, translated to MRQVTRKGLITMAAAGGVLALGGGYAHADAGAAGAASGSPGVLSGNSIQVPVDVPVNVCGNSVDVGGLLNPASGNDCGNGSSDSGHAYAPDDGASSGHGSGSRASGHEDARDSGAGTGRHRASGTSAQAETTGSPGILSGNQVQAPVEIPVNLCGNSITIGGLLNPVFGNSCENDTEPVPPPVVPQTPHTPQKPVTPDAPPAPETQLVAGEQLAQTGGGGLDVLIPASAGMLLAGAGTVLYRRSRNAA
- a CDS encoding M20/M25/M40 family metallo-hydrolase; the encoded protein is MSETNTARAGIGERAENEVVDLCRDLIRIDTSNYGDHSGPGERAAAEYIAEKLAEVGLEPKIIESHKGRASTVARIEGEDPSKPALLIHGHTDVVPANAADWTHDPFSGEIADGCVWGRGAVDMKDMDAMTLAVVRDRMRSGRKPPRDIVLAFLADEEAGGTYGARHLVDNHRDLFDGVTEAIGEVGGFSFTVNENLRLYLVETAEKGMHWMRLTVDGTAGHGSMTNTDNAITELCEAVGRLGRHQWPVRVTKTVRSFLDELSDALGTPLDPEDMEATLAKLGGIAKMIGATLRNSAAPTMLGAGYKVNVIPGQATAHVDGRFLPGFEDEFLADLDRILGPRVKREDVHGDKALETSFDGSLVDAMQIALKAEDPIARAVPYMLSGGTDAKSFDDLGIRCFGFAPLKLPPELDFAGMFHGVDERVPVDGLKFGARVLDRFIDHS
- a CDS encoding DUF5703 family protein, whose product is MPEYEFIDVYVPRGVSRKEAARLLTDHAEYGHWELDRLTLRLDGSRRVRLRRRIIRQLRATW
- a CDS encoding helix-hairpin-helix domain-containing protein, coding for MTAHSRGEAPDPPAEDHEAGEDAGGRAADTPGAPHEDGAGSAEGTDDAEHAEHADDGTEEAGDQEQGSDAPPAPAAPAVSEAEAELAAQRELRERIERRKAEKEGPIAAGAKLSGPAADLLAAVRAVESGEKPGTAFFDSPASAPAPRRAAPAATTAPAPRAPERPAPGAVSAGTAASVAAVLAEGGAPETLARPAATTLGEGAAGLLREDPWQLLSLPGVRPEQADGFARALLGAECGPDDERRTAALVGWLLERAALRGHTALDAEEARKALAGFAVADPAGAVEHAVAEGVVLVFQDGVDATEGEETVQDTEEGEASSEDGARGGEEPVRVLLGLDRYALAEESLADGLARLVNSCEKGADWTEAAAAAPSSSAGELIRAAAAAGLVAHSGGETARAEPAALVAAARGLGLRALGTTHSPDGQRRLAAEAGEPGAAVTLSALLSGEGGPGRDADGAFALDVLVVLDAPQLDVETAAMLVESLADGTRLVLSGDLGVLGSAGAGRVFADVIASRACPHVVSRTPDPGPIGELVSGIGIGELAQVEAPGREVVIVPVRDAGEAVHRTVQLVADSVPRVIGVPSSDTQVITVGHGGSAGTTALNAALKQRLNPGPGRFGGFDPGDRVVHVPAPGRVVPGSVVSADAEGLHLDCAGTSVVVPQDRVESAVRHGWALSAHQAAGMRWPAAVVVLPGDAAQGLSRPWVYTAFSRGERHLSVVHGVDQALPRAVAEVPAQQRTTRLGPLLEALPTPDAS